In a single window of the Myxococcales bacterium genome:
- the hemF gene encoding oxygen-dependent coproporphyrinogen oxidase has protein sequence MSKPNESAADLDLVRGELIALQERICDALEAEDGAARFGREELPRPGGGLSRPWVLSDGEVIERAAVNFTHTTGSQMPAAATERRPELAGCDYHAVSISLIVHPRNPYAPTSHANFRFFIAESPAAGESGAGSDPIWWFGGGYDLTPYYGFAEDAVHWHRSARDACAPHGSDLYAKLKKDCDTYFYLPHRGEARGIGGLFFDDLADGGFERCHALWYGIADSFLDAYRPILAARKNTPYGDRERDFQQIRRGRYVEFNLLYDRGTRFGLEAGARPESVLASLPPTVQWRYDFKPEPGSPEAALCEEFLAPKDWLSDEREA, from the coding sequence GTGTCGAAACCCAACGAGTCGGCCGCCGATCTGGATCTGGTGCGAGGTGAATTGATCGCCCTGCAGGAACGGATTTGCGATGCGCTCGAAGCCGAAGACGGAGCCGCCCGATTTGGGCGCGAAGAACTGCCGAGGCCGGGGGGCGGATTGTCCAGGCCCTGGGTCCTGTCGGACGGCGAGGTGATCGAGCGCGCGGCCGTCAACTTTACCCACACGACCGGCTCGCAAATGCCGGCTGCCGCCACCGAGCGCCGTCCGGAACTCGCAGGATGCGACTATCACGCGGTCTCGATCTCGCTGATCGTGCATCCCCGCAACCCCTATGCTCCGACCAGCCACGCAAACTTCCGCTTCTTTATCGCAGAGAGCCCAGCGGCAGGCGAGAGCGGCGCAGGCTCGGACCCGATCTGGTGGTTCGGTGGTGGCTACGACCTCACGCCGTACTACGGGTTTGCAGAGGACGCGGTTCATTGGCATCGCAGCGCCCGGGATGCCTGTGCTCCCCACGGTTCGGATCTCTACGCGAAGCTGAAGAAAGATTGCGACACCTACTTCTATCTGCCCCACCGCGGAGAAGCCCGGGGAATTGGCGGGCTGTTCTTTGACGATCTGGCCGATGGCGGGTTCGAGCGCTGCCATGCACTCTGGTACGGGATTGCCGATTCGTTTCTGGACGCCTATCGACCCATTTTGGCAGCTCGCAAGAACACTCCCTACGGCGATCGCGAACGGGACTTCCAGCAAATTCGCCGCGGCCGCTACGTCGAGTTCAATCTGCTCTACGATCGAGGTACACGCTTCGGACTCGAGGCGGGTGCCCGACCCGAATCCGTGCTCGCCTCGCTCCCACCGACCGTGCAATGGCGTTACGACTTCAAACCCGAACCCGGAAGCCCCGAGGCAGCGCTCTGCGAAGAGTTCCTGGCGCCGAAAGACTGGTTGTCGGACGAAAGGGAGGCTTGA
- a CDS encoding SDR family oxidoreductase, whose translation MNQLFSIEGKTALVTGGTRGIGLMIAQGYIEAGVRVYVASRSESACAETQKELSKLGTCVAIPANLSTQEGCQALADEIKERESNLDILVNNAGANWGAPYSEFPASGWDKVLDLNLKAPFFLTQALTPMLEAAASEGDPSRVINIGSIDGLRVSQMDTYSYSASKAAIHHLTRVLARKLAPKITVNAVAPGPFQSKMMAATLESFGEAIADQCPMKRIGEPDDMAGVAIYLASKAGAYVTGNVLPVDGGFSTTN comes from the coding sequence GTGAACCAACTCTTTTCAATCGAAGGCAAGACCGCACTCGTCACCGGCGGAACCCGAGGCATCGGCTTGATGATTGCCCAGGGCTACATCGAAGCCGGGGTTCGGGTCTACGTTGCATCGCGTTCTGAATCCGCCTGTGCGGAAACCCAGAAAGAACTTTCGAAGCTCGGGACTTGTGTCGCGATCCCCGCCAACTTGTCCACCCAGGAAGGTTGCCAGGCCCTCGCCGACGAGATCAAGGAGCGGGAAAGCAATCTCGACATCCTGGTCAACAACGCGGGAGCCAACTGGGGAGCCCCCTACAGCGAATTTCCGGCGTCCGGCTGGGACAAAGTCCTCGACCTCAACCTCAAGGCTCCCTTCTTCCTCACCCAGGCCCTCACACCGATGCTCGAGGCCGCAGCCAGTGAAGGCGACCCGAGCCGGGTGATCAACATCGGATCGATCGATGGCCTCAGAGTCTCGCAAATGGACACCTACTCGTATTCGGCCAGCAAAGCGGCCATTCACCACCTGACTCGGGTACTGGCGCGCAAACTCGCACCCAAGATCACCGTGAACGCCGTGGCCCCGGGGCCCTTCCAGAGCAAGATGATGGCGGCGACCCTCGAGTCCTTCGGAGAGGCGATCGCCGACCAGTGTCCGATGAAGCGGATTGGCGAACCTGACGACATGGCGGGGGTTGCGATCTACCTGGCCTCAAAGGCCGGCGCCTACGTGACCGGCAACGTGTTGCCGGTGGACGGCGGATTTTCGACGACCAATTAG
- a CDS encoding FAD-binding protein, which yields MSEHQGFDHSVDLVIVGSGAGAMTAAIRAKDLGGDVLLIEKTELYGGSSAMSGGSLWIPCNHLMLEDGIVDDTPEEALEYLVNTTEGQVSKHKLEVYVEQSALMFEYLHDHARLNMFSMPGYVDYYPEVPGGKPGGRACEPHRFDARLLGDEFYNMREPALQELIMGRVAMSATEAHDILTSAPGYIKMLLKIVFRYCLDIVGRFKSSRDRSLALGNALMGQLRLSLLDRNVPIWLECAFEEFILENGKVVGVIANKQGKRIRIEGKHGVLLAAGGFESNDAMRKQYLPSPTKAEWTCANPGNTGEVIQRGQELGAAVGFMDGAWWGPVTVVPGEERARMLVVEKGLPGSMMVNSKGERFLNESAPYDDICKDAYSRDTPDAVTVPCWFVFHDPFRKKYPVGPLIPGMPIPKAFLRSRYILKSDTIAGLAAEMGVDAAGLEASVEKINAYSHNGKDPEFGRGDSAYDRYYGDSTVTPNPCLGPIDHAPYYAIEIYPGDLGTRGGLRVDAEARVLTESGEPIEGLYAVGNCSAAVMGPTYPGAGGTLGPTMTFGYVVAEKLFGKN from the coding sequence ATGAGCGAACACCAGGGCTTCGACCACAGTGTAGATCTCGTCATCGTCGGCAGTGGTGCCGGTGCCATGACCGCTGCGATTCGCGCGAAGGATCTCGGCGGTGACGTCTTGTTGATCGAGAAGACCGAACTCTACGGTGGCTCGTCCGCGATGAGCGGTGGTTCCCTGTGGATTCCCTGCAATCACCTGATGCTCGAGGACGGCATCGTCGACGATACACCCGAAGAAGCCCTCGAGTACCTGGTAAACACCACCGAGGGACAGGTGTCAAAGCACAAGCTCGAGGTCTATGTCGAGCAGTCGGCCCTGATGTTCGAGTATTTGCACGACCACGCGCGGCTCAACATGTTTTCAATGCCGGGTTATGTCGACTACTACCCCGAAGTTCCGGGCGGCAAGCCGGGGGGTCGGGCGTGCGAACCCCATCGTTTTGACGCGCGCCTGCTCGGCGATGAGTTCTACAATATGCGCGAGCCCGCGCTTCAGGAATTGATCATGGGCCGCGTCGCGATGTCCGCCACCGAAGCCCACGACATCCTGACCAGTGCTCCGGGCTACATCAAAATGCTCTTGAAGATCGTATTTCGATATTGCCTCGACATTGTCGGACGCTTCAAGAGTTCGCGCGATCGTTCACTCGCCCTGGGCAACGCGCTGATGGGGCAACTCCGGCTCTCGCTACTGGACCGCAACGTGCCGATCTGGCTCGAGTGCGCCTTCGAGGAGTTCATCCTCGAAAATGGCAAGGTAGTGGGGGTGATCGCGAACAAGCAGGGCAAACGAATTCGCATCGAAGGCAAGCACGGTGTGCTGCTCGCCGCCGGTGGTTTTGAAAGCAATGACGCAATGCGGAAGCAGTATCTGCCCAGTCCCACCAAGGCCGAATGGACCTGTGCGAACCCGGGCAATACCGGTGAAGTGATTCAACGGGGCCAGGAGTTGGGGGCGGCCGTGGGCTTCATGGACGGCGCGTGGTGGGGCCCTGTGACGGTGGTCCCCGGTGAAGAACGAGCGCGCATGCTGGTCGTCGAAAAGGGACTGCCCGGCTCAATGATGGTCAATTCGAAGGGCGAGCGCTTCCTCAACGAATCGGCGCCCTATGACGACATCTGCAAGGACGCCTATAGCAGGGATACTCCCGACGCCGTCACCGTGCCGTGTTGGTTCGTATTCCACGATCCGTTCCGAAAGAAGTACCCGGTGGGTCCCCTGATCCCCGGCATGCCGATCCCGAAAGCGTTCTTGCGGTCGAGGTACATCTTGAAGTCGGATACGATCGCAGGTCTGGCGGCCGAGATGGGTGTGGATGCAGCCGGACTCGAGGCCAGCGTCGAAAAGATCAACGCCTACTCGCACAACGGGAAGGACCCCGAGTTTGGCCGGGGAGACAGCGCCTACGATCGGTACTACGGAGATTCGACGGTCACCCCCAACCCGTGTCTGGGCCCGATCGACCATGCACCGTATTACGCAATCGAAATATACCCGGGAGATCTCGGAACCCGGGGCGGCCTGCGGGTCGATGCGGAAGCGCGGGTGCTCACGGAGTCCGGTGAACCTATCGAAGGTCTCTACGCAGTCGGGAACTGTTCTGCAGCGGTGATGGGTCCGACTTACCCGGGTGCCGGTGGGACCCTGGGACCGACCATGACCTTTGGCTATGTCGTCGCGGAGAAGCTGTTCGGCAAAAATTGA
- a CDS encoding PaaI family thioesterase, which yields MSDRDPKTAKALEEHWSATKTSNNEMWQEKRRLAAAMRLVIERLVPSNAPTEELRTAADGLERYAEALRAHPRLETGMGHSESATAGNIGAFFDQSPMIGLANPLAPPITIGRSGERTAFATVRFGSAYEGPPGTVHGGYVAAAFDEVLGFVQSLSGNPGMTGTLTVRYRKPTPLHEELKFEAEWVRSEGRKIFCEGKVFADGVLTAEAEAIFVSIPVERMKELMKQRQAREQERLG from the coding sequence ATGTCGGATCGCGACCCGAAAACCGCGAAAGCGCTCGAAGAACATTGGTCCGCGACCAAGACCAGCAACAACGAAATGTGGCAAGAGAAGCGCCGTCTCGCGGCGGCGATGAGGCTCGTGATCGAGCGACTGGTTCCCAGCAATGCGCCCACCGAAGAGCTGAGGACGGCCGCCGACGGTCTCGAACGCTATGCCGAGGCCTTGCGCGCGCACCCGCGCCTGGAAACGGGGATGGGGCATTCTGAATCTGCAACCGCCGGAAACATCGGAGCGTTCTTCGACCAAAGTCCGATGATCGGGCTTGCGAATCCGCTGGCGCCGCCAATCACCATTGGCAGATCGGGTGAACGAACTGCATTTGCCACAGTCCGCTTCGGTTCGGCCTACGAGGGACCTCCCGGAACGGTGCACGGTGGATACGTGGCGGCTGCCTTCGACGAAGTGCTCGGATTCGTGCAATCGCTGTCGGGTAATCCGGGAATGACCGGGACGCTGACCGTTCGCTATCGCAAGCCGACGCCACTGCACGAAGAGCTGAAATTTGAGGCCGAGTGGGTTCGTAGCGAGGGGCGCAAGATCTTTTGCGAAGGCAAAGTTTTCGCGGATGGTGTGCTGACGGCCGAAGCTGAGGCCATCTTTGTAAGCATCCCGGTAGAACGCATGAAGGAGCTGATGAAGCAACGTCAGGCACGGGAACAGGAACGCTTGGGCTGA
- a CDS encoding US12 family protein, translating to MSNSFDVYSQPIPIGQRDTATRAAFISKTYNHLMGAIVAFTLFEVWLFSSGLAEPIAQTLLGGSWLIVLGGFILVSWVATRVAHTSKSIGAQYAALAGFVVFEGIIFVPMLYIANTSFPGVIQNAAFVTMAGFAGLTAVAFITRKDFSFLRSAMMFGGIIAMVAIVSSVLFGFELGTFFSVAMVGLAGASILYDTSNILREYPEDRYVGAALRLFASVAMMFWYVLRIFMSSRD from the coding sequence ATGAGCAATAGCTTCGACGTTTACAGCCAACCCATCCCGATCGGCCAGCGCGACACGGCCACTCGAGCTGCATTCATCAGCAAGACCTACAACCACCTGATGGGCGCCATCGTCGCTTTTACCCTGTTTGAGGTCTGGCTGTTTTCATCCGGTCTGGCGGAACCGATCGCCCAGACTTTGCTCGGTGGATCGTGGTTGATCGTACTGGGTGGCTTCATCCTCGTGAGTTGGGTCGCCACCCGAGTGGCCCATACCTCCAAAAGCATTGGCGCGCAGTACGCAGCCCTCGCGGGGTTCGTGGTCTTCGAAGGGATCATCTTCGTTCCAATGCTCTACATCGCCAACACGAGTTTCCCGGGCGTGATCCAGAATGCCGCTTTCGTCACGATGGCAGGCTTTGCCGGCTTGACCGCAGTGGCATTCATCACCCGCAAGGATTTTTCGTTCCTGCGCAGCGCGATGATGTTTGGCGGCATCATCGCGATGGTCGCCATCGTGAGTTCGGTGTTGTTCGGGTTCGAATTGGGAACGTTCTTTTCAGTAGCGATGGTGGGCCTGGCGGGTGCTTCGATCTTGTACGACACGTCGAACATCCTGCGCGAGTACCCAGAAGATCGCTACGTCGGCGCGGCGCTTCGGCTATTCGCTTCGGTGGCCATGATGTTCTGGTACGTGTTGCGGATCTTCATGTCGTCGCGCGACTGA
- a CDS encoding YgiQ family radical SAM protein, producing the protein MCATAPANPGVYILSTAALYREGERFLPTTREEMDALGWDQPDVVFVSGDAYVDHPSFAASILGRWLEHHDFKVAILAQPDWKSADAWRVMGAPKLFYAVSAGAMDSMINHYTANRKRRNADAYSPGGAIECRPDRANAVYAQRCREAFKGVPVVAGGVEASLRRVSHYDYWSDKVMPSSLVSSKADLVAYGNGEASILEIATRLRDGESIRDLRNMRGVAYLLGKNETLQDHQWHDAACDNKTVVLPSHEDIVRDDELFARATRILHRETNPLNARRLVQAHGDRRVVINPPPLPLDQDGMDAVYDLPYVRKPHPLYASAGPIPAWQTIADSVQIMRGCFGGCTFCSITLHQGRTIQSRSRASVLKEIEGIAANPDFKGHISDLGGPTANMYRMRCSKPEVEAKCRRLSCVSPKVCKLLDTDHAPLVDLMRRSREVSGVKKVHIASGIRMDLARNEPQYLDDLVKHHVGGHLKVAPEHVSDRVLAMMKKPPQRTFEEFAERFQKASQKAGKDQYLVPYFIASHPGSGILEMVELALFLKRNGYRPRQVQDFIPAPMDIATCMYHTGINPESMERVSVAKGDKQRALQRALLQYFKPENYDLVKRALVEVGREDLIGDEPDCLIPTRRPRGADAAASSPRANRERKRDGYRWAARKGQKR; encoded by the coding sequence TTGTGCGCGACAGCCCCTGCGAATCCGGGAGTCTATATTTTGAGCACCGCCGCGCTGTATCGCGAAGGCGAGCGTTTCTTGCCAACCACGCGAGAAGAGATGGACGCCCTCGGTTGGGATCAGCCCGACGTTGTCTTCGTCTCCGGGGACGCCTATGTCGACCATCCGTCGTTCGCAGCTTCGATTCTCGGGCGCTGGCTCGAACACCACGACTTCAAGGTGGCGATCCTCGCACAACCGGACTGGAAGAGCGCGGATGCCTGGCGCGTGATGGGCGCCCCCAAGTTGTTTTACGCGGTCAGCGCGGGTGCGATGGATTCGATGATCAACCACTACACGGCCAATCGGAAGCGCCGCAATGCAGATGCCTATTCTCCGGGAGGGGCCATCGAGTGTCGCCCGGACCGGGCGAACGCAGTCTACGCCCAACGCTGCCGCGAGGCATTCAAAGGGGTTCCGGTGGTGGCCGGGGGAGTGGAAGCTTCCCTGCGTCGAGTGTCTCACTACGACTATTGGTCAGACAAGGTAATGCCCAGCAGTCTGGTGTCGTCGAAGGCCGATCTCGTGGCCTATGGAAACGGCGAAGCGTCCATTCTCGAGATTGCGACGCGTTTGCGAGATGGCGAATCGATTCGAGATCTGCGGAACATGCGCGGCGTGGCCTACCTGCTGGGCAAGAACGAAACATTGCAAGACCATCAATGGCACGATGCCGCTTGTGACAACAAGACGGTGGTGCTCCCAAGCCACGAAGATATCGTGCGCGACGACGAACTCTTCGCTCGGGCAACGCGTATCCTGCACCGGGAAACGAATCCGCTGAACGCGCGGCGCCTGGTACAGGCCCATGGAGATCGCCGAGTCGTGATCAATCCGCCTCCGCTGCCGCTCGACCAGGACGGCATGGATGCCGTTTACGATCTTCCTTACGTGCGCAAGCCCCATCCCCTCTACGCCAGCGCAGGGCCGATTCCCGCCTGGCAGACCATCGCCGACTCGGTGCAGATCATGCGTGGTTGTTTCGGGGGCTGCACCTTCTGCTCCATCACGCTGCATCAAGGTCGAACGATTCAGAGTCGAAGTCGAGCTTCGGTATTGAAGGAGATTGAGGGCATTGCGGCGAATCCCGACTTCAAGGGACACATCAGCGATCTCGGGGGGCCTACTGCGAACATGTATCGCATGCGCTGTTCGAAACCCGAAGTCGAAGCGAAATGTCGACGGCTGTCGTGCGTGAGCCCGAAGGTGTGCAAACTGCTCGACACGGATCACGCTCCCCTGGTCGATCTCATGCGACGGAGTCGTGAGGTTTCCGGGGTGAAGAAGGTGCACATCGCATCGGGAATTCGCATGGATCTGGCGCGCAACGAGCCGCAGTACTTGGACGATCTGGTAAAACATCACGTCGGCGGCCACCTCAAGGTTGCGCCCGAGCACGTGAGCGATCGCGTGTTGGCCATGATGAAAAAACCGCCGCAGCGCACCTTCGAAGAGTTTGCCGAGCGTTTTCAGAAAGCCTCGCAGAAGGCGGGCAAGGATCAGTACCTGGTGCCGTACTTCATCGCCAGCCACCCTGGCAGTGGCATCCTGGAGATGGTCGAGTTGGCATTGTTTCTGAAACGAAACGGCTATCGTCCGCGACAGGTACAAGATTTCATTCCGGCGCCGATGGACATCGCCACGTGCATGTATCACACCGGGATCAACCCGGAGTCGATGGAGCGGGTGAGCGTGGCCAAGGGAGACAAGCAGCGCGCCCTACAGCGTGCATTGTTGCAGTACTTCAAGCCGGAGAACTACGATCTGGTAAAGCGTGCATTGGTCGAGGTGGGGCGCGAGGACTTGATCGGCGACGAGCCCGATTGTCTGATCCCGACTCGCCGGCCCCGGGGTGCCGACGCGGCAGCCTCGAGCCCCAGGGCGAATCGGGAGCGCAAGCGCGACGGCTACCGATGGGCCGCCCGAAAAGGCCAGAAGCGATAA
- a CDS encoding class I SAM-dependent RNA methyltransferase: MSIELTACTHRPPCPGCPRLFEDGFPQRAESGLRELAARAGIPIPELALGASTGFRYRARLAVRGRSKSPKIGIFQADSHRIVDIPGCLVHHPLINQIAAAVKRGIKTTGTQPYADLPHAGELRSVQIVVERASQLAQLTLVGNHTDATPLQPLLQHLQRELDSVLHSLWWNGNPERTNTILGPHWEQLSGPSAVREQIGGASVFFPPGAFGQSNLDLADTVVEDIHRAIPENARIAEFYAGCGAIGLGLVAHCQHIAFNEIGDHARYGLSLGIDQLDADMQSRIQLHSGAAGDATSLLESANVVIADPPRKGLDSELLSTLCKNPPERFIYLSCGLKSFLHDCATLLDTSELRLAALSSYALVRHSEHVENLAIFDRAGATTTR; the protein is encoded by the coding sequence ATGTCTATTGAACTCACCGCTTGCACTCATCGACCGCCCTGTCCCGGGTGTCCGCGCCTGTTTGAAGACGGGTTCCCCCAGCGCGCCGAGAGTGGCCTGCGAGAACTGGCAGCTCGGGCTGGCATTCCCATTCCGGAACTGGCCCTGGGCGCCTCGACGGGCTTTCGGTACCGGGCAAGACTCGCCGTACGCGGACGCTCGAAGTCACCCAAGATCGGCATCTTTCAGGCGGACTCACACCGTATTGTCGATATTCCCGGCTGTCTCGTACATCACCCGCTGATCAATCAGATCGCGGCCGCGGTCAAGCGCGGCATCAAAACAACCGGCACCCAACCCTACGCCGACCTGCCCCACGCAGGTGAGTTGCGAAGTGTCCAGATTGTGGTCGAACGGGCGAGTCAACTGGCCCAGCTCACTCTGGTGGGCAACCACACCGACGCAACTCCACTGCAACCCCTGTTACAGCATCTCCAGCGCGAACTCGATAGTGTCCTCCACAGCCTTTGGTGGAACGGCAACCCCGAGCGGACCAACACGATCCTGGGGCCGCACTGGGAACAACTCTCCGGACCGTCCGCGGTGCGCGAACAAATTGGCGGAGCCTCGGTGTTCTTTCCGCCGGGCGCGTTCGGCCAGAGCAATCTCGATCTCGCAGATACAGTGGTCGAAGACATACACCGCGCGATCCCCGAAAACGCGCGCATCGCCGAGTTCTACGCCGGCTGCGGCGCGATCGGGCTCGGCTTGGTTGCACACTGCCAACACATCGCCTTCAACGAGATTGGAGATCATGCGCGGTACGGCTTATCGCTGGGGATCGATCAATTGGACGCAGACATGCAGTCGCGCATCCAACTCCATTCAGGTGCCGCCGGCGACGCGACCTCGCTGCTCGAAAGCGCGAACGTCGTGATCGCAGATCCTCCGCGCAAGGGACTCGACTCGGAACTCCTCAGCACGCTGTGCAAGAACCCACCGGAGCGCTTCATCTACCTGAGCTGTGGGTTGAAATCGTTCCTGCACGATTGCGCGACGTTGCTCGATACAAGCGAGCTGCGTCTGGCTGCGCTGTCGAGCTATGCGCTGGTGCGGCACAGCGAACACGTGGAAAACCTTGCGATCTTCGATCGCGCAGGAGCCACTACGACGCGGTAG
- a CDS encoding S8 family serine peptidase, whose product MRAPRTNFGHLIWLVSGLMVALAPAAQASPAADDPRTQALREALAQQIPSEGIRISVVMREPDAGISRAQRRETIRARRERVLARLNRGFFSVGHRYQWLSGFSGWADVRAIESLVLDAEVVSIDIDRIAYAALAQGRVLVGADIAEALGVTGSGVTVAVIDSGIDTDHPDLSSSLIAEACFCDDAIGAFGCCPNGKDTQTGTGAAEDDYGHGTGVCGVIVSSSVSNPGVATDASIAAIKVLGANGSGNFSDIASGLDWVISNRVTYGIKIVNLSVSDSGQYDNATVSPCTGSNTANAIVQLKGLGVSVFAASGNNGHDNGISFPACAPAAFSVGGVYDATFSSVNWGACSDVPAPVDSFVCHTNSGSLLDILAPSYRATIPAIGGGTQNIGGTSIASPYAVGQAALLLDADASLTPDQILSSLEIGAPLVTNPDNGLSFPRTRVDLAVAQILGVCGNGILEAGEACDDGNTIPGDCCDGICQIEAMGSSCDDADVCTDGDICVGAICTSGPVLDCDDLNECTADGCDEVTGCFHEAIEGCEPPLVPGLSPSGLLLLVGFMFATALWAFRIREHG is encoded by the coding sequence ATGCGAGCTCCGCGAACAAATTTCGGCCATCTCATCTGGCTGGTTTCAGGACTGATGGTCGCGTTGGCGCCCGCAGCGCAAGCGAGTCCTGCGGCCGACGATCCGAGAACCCAGGCGTTGAGAGAAGCGCTAGCTCAGCAAATCCCCAGCGAAGGAATTCGTATTTCGGTCGTGATGCGGGAACCCGATGCCGGGATTTCCAGGGCCCAGCGCCGCGAAACCATTCGTGCCAGACGAGAGCGGGTACTCGCGCGGTTGAACCGGGGCTTCTTCAGCGTCGGCCATCGGTACCAATGGCTCAGTGGATTCAGCGGTTGGGCGGACGTTCGGGCGATCGAATCGCTGGTGCTCGATGCCGAAGTGGTATCCATCGATATCGACCGCATCGCCTACGCGGCACTCGCCCAGGGCAGGGTGCTGGTCGGCGCGGACATCGCCGAGGCTCTCGGCGTGACCGGCAGTGGGGTGACGGTGGCGGTGATCGACTCGGGCATCGATACCGATCATCCCGATTTGTCCTCGAGTCTGATCGCCGAAGCTTGTTTCTGTGACGACGCGATTGGGGCTTTTGGTTGCTGCCCCAACGGAAAAGATACACAAACCGGAACGGGTGCGGCCGAAGACGACTACGGACACGGCACGGGGGTTTGCGGGGTCATCGTTTCGAGTTCGGTCAGTAATCCCGGCGTTGCCACGGACGCATCGATCGCTGCCATCAAGGTGCTCGGTGCCAACGGATCGGGCAATTTTTCAGATATCGCAAGTGGCCTCGACTGGGTGATCAGCAACCGCGTTACCTATGGCATCAAGATCGTCAATCTCAGCGTGAGCGATTCGGGACAGTACGACAACGCGACAGTGTCCCCGTGTACTGGAAGCAATACGGCCAACGCCATCGTCCAGCTCAAAGGCCTCGGGGTGTCGGTATTCGCCGCTTCGGGAAACAACGGCCACGACAATGGCATTTCATTTCCGGCCTGCGCCCCCGCTGCATTTTCGGTGGGGGGTGTCTACGACGCAACGTTTTCCTCGGTGAATTGGGGTGCCTGCTCCGATGTCCCCGCCCCCGTGGACTCCTTCGTTTGCCACACCAATAGCGGTTCGCTGCTCGACATTTTGGCGCCTTCATACAGGGCGACAATTCCAGCTATTGGAGGTGGAACGCAAAACATCGGCGGCACATCGATTGCCTCGCCCTATGCCGTTGGACAGGCTGCTCTGCTACTGGACGCGGATGCGAGCCTGACGCCGGACCAGATCCTGAGTTCGCTCGAGATCGGCGCTCCGCTGGTGACGAACCCGGACAACGGCCTGTCCTTCCCCCGCACCCGAGTCGATCTCGCCGTGGCGCAGATCCTGGGCGTGTGCGGCAACGGAATCCTCGAAGCTGGCGAAGCTTGTGATGACGGCAACACCATCCCGGGTGACTGTTGCGACGGCATTTGCCAGATTGAGGCGATGGGAAGTTCGTGTGACGATGCCGACGTCTGCACGGACGGCGACATCTGCGTCGGGGCTATCTGCACTTCTGGTCCAGTCCTCGATTGCGACGATCTGAACGAATGCACTGCCGACGGTTGCGACGAAGTGACGGGGTGCTTCCATGAAGCGATCGAAGGTTGTGAGCCGCCGCTGGTTCCCGGACTCTCACCTTCGGGTCTCTTACTGCTCGTCGGTTTCATGTTCGCTACCGCGCTTTGGGCCTTTCGCATTCGCGAACACGGCTGA
- a CDS encoding MBL fold metallo-hydrolase has translation MAMKQEQEPAKSEITEVAENVLRLELDISLPGLGHVNCYALVDKDGVALVDPGLPGPATYETLVSRLKQAQLAVKDIHTVIVTHSHPDHFGGAARLAEESGARVVGHEDFSFGPAPHDHSDVSVDDLAAHEDAGHSEEADDADEEAIREVKKMEVSTYEAATIAHRSKGTPWGGASARPPFGMLLKWKFFQLIGKSKWYPTISHHVKDRDVLKLAGRDWFVVHTPGHTADHICLHDPENRLFLAGDHILPTITPHISGVTQRADPLNAFFESLDLVADTPDVENVFPAHGHPFDDLALRAKAIKQHHYERLDKLKSIGAEIGPSTVTDYMQELFRKRSWGAMAESETYAHLEHLRLIGDAECHESDDHKLIYSTG, from the coding sequence ATGGCCATGAAGCAGGAACAGGAACCCGCAAAGAGCGAAATCACCGAGGTCGCAGAAAATGTGCTGCGGCTCGAACTCGACATCTCGCTGCCCGGACTCGGGCACGTCAACTGCTACGCATTGGTAGACAAGGACGGCGTGGCGCTTGTCGACCCGGGGCTGCCGGGGCCCGCGACGTACGAAACGCTCGTCTCGCGTCTCAAGCAGGCGCAGTTGGCAGTCAAAGACATCCACACGGTCATCGTCACCCATTCGCATCCCGATCATTTTGGTGGCGCCGCCCGCCTGGCCGAGGAGTCGGGGGCAAGGGTGGTTGGCCACGAAGACTTCAGCTTTGGTCCGGCACCACACGATCATTCAGATGTTTCGGTCGACGATCTGGCCGCCCATGAGGACGCCGGCCACTCCGAAGAGGCCGACGACGCAGACGAAGAAGCGATCCGCGAAGTCAAGAAAATGGAGGTCTCGACTTACGAGGCTGCGACGATTGCACACCGGAGCAAGGGCACGCCCTGGGGCGGCGCGAGCGCGAGGCCTCCGTTCGGCATGCTGCTCAAGTGGAAATTCTTTCAGCTGATCGGAAAGTCGAAGTGGTATCCGACCATTTCACATCACGTCAAAGACCGCGATGTGTTGAAGCTGGCCGGACGCGATTGGTTCGTGGTCCACACCCCGGGCCACACCGCGGATCACATTTGCCTCCACGATCCGGAGAACCGGCTGTTCCTCGCCGGCGATCACATCCTGCCTACCATCACCCCGCACATCTCAGGCGTGACCCAGCGCGCAGATCCGTTGAATGCGTTCTTCGAGTCCCTCGATCTCGTGGCGGACACCCCCGACGTCGAAAATGTCTTTCCCGCCCACGGTCATCCTTTCGACGATCTGGCTCTGCGCGCCAAGGCCATCAAACAACATCACTACGAGCGCCTCGACAAGCTCAAGAGCATTGGTGCTGAAATTGGGCCCTCAACAGTCACGGACTACATGCAGGAGCTGTTCAGGAAGCGCAGCTGGGGTGCGATGGCGGAGAGTGAAACTTACGCCCACCTCGAACACCTGCGGCTGATCGGTGATGCCGAGTGTCACGAGAGCGACGATCACAAGCTCATCTATTCGACCGGTTAG